A stretch of the Fusarium musae strain F31 chromosome 2, whole genome shotgun sequence genome encodes the following:
- the SER33 gene encoding D-3-phosphoglycerate dehydrogenase 2 (EggNog:ENOG41~BUSCO:EOG09262CO6) encodes MAPAPQNIASNLSAAAQRGEVSHSWDKNVATSPLASFHSPPSWTANLPNRGAPKNLKPFNTKDIKILLLENVNVTGQEILKAQGYQVEALKTSLPEDQLIEKIRDVQVIGIRSKTKLTEKVLRQAENLLVIGCFCIGTNQVDLEFAAKNGIAVFNSPFANSRSVAELVIAEIIVLARQLGDRSNEMHRGTWNKVSSKCWEIRGKTLGIVGYGHIGSQLSVLAEAMGMNVIYYDVVTLMALGTANQVPTLEKLLGEADFVTLHVPDLPETRNMISTPQFEQMKTGAYLINASRGSVVDIPALIKASRAGKVAGAALDVFPAEPAANGDYFTNDLNAWGEDLRSLRNLILTPHIGGSTEEAQRAIGIEVSEALVRYINQGITLGSVNIPEVQLRSLTSDEPDTARVIFIHRNVPGVLRKVNEILGDHNVDKQISDSRGDNAYLMADISSIKYEQIKDIYDSLEALSARIMTRILY; translated from the exons ATGGCGCCTGCTCCTCAAAACATCGCCAGCAAcctctctgctgctgctcagcGCGGCGAGGTCTCTCACAGCTGGGATAAGAACGTGGCCACCTCGCCGCTCGCTTCTTTCCACTCTCCTCCCAGCTGGACCGCCAACCTCCCTAACCGTGGCGCGCCCAAAAACTTGAAGCCTTTCAACACCAAGGATATCAAGATTCTACTTCTCGAGAACGTCAATGTCACCGGTCAGGAGATCCTGAAGGCCCAGGGCTACCAGGTCGAGGCCCTCAAGACCTCCCTCCCCGAGGACCAGCTCATTGAGAAGATTCG TGACGTCCAAGTCATCGGTATTCgctcaaagacaaagctCACCGAGAAGGTCCTGCGACAGGCCGAGaacctcctcgtcatcggtTGCTTCTGTATCGGCACCAACCAGGTCGACCTCGAGTTCGCCGCCAAGAATGGTATCGCCGTCTTCAACTCCCCCTTCGCCAACTCGCGCAGTGTCGCTGAGTTGGTCATCGCCGAGATCATCGTTCTTGCCCGTCAGCTTGGCGATCGATCCAACGAGATGCACCGAGGCACCTGGAACAAGGTCAGCTCCAAGTGCTGGGAGATTCGAGGCAAGACTCTGGGTATTGTTGGCTACGGTCACATTGGTTCTCAGTTGTCCGTCCTCGCTGAGGCTATGGGTATGAACGTCATCTACTACGATGTTGTTACCCTGATGGCTCTGGGAACTGCCAACCAGGTTCCTAcacttgagaagctcttggGTGAGGCTGACTTTGTCACCCTCCACGTCCCTGATCTCCCCGAGACACGCAACATGATCTCTACTCCCCAGTTCGAGCAGATGAAAACTGGTGCCTACTTGATCAACGCCAGCCGTGGTAGCGTTGTCGACATTCCCGCTCTCATCAAGGCTAGCCGTGCTGGCAAGGTTGCTGGCGCTGCTCTTGATGTTTTCCCCGCCGAGCCCGCTGCCAACGGTGACTACTTCACCAACGACCTCAACGCCTGGGGCGAGGATCTCCGAAGCTTGAGGAACCTTATCCTGACACCTCACATCGGTGGTAGCACCGAGGAGGCTCAGCGCGCCATTGGTATCGAGG TCAGCGAGGCTCTGGTTCGCTACATCAACCAGGGTATCACTCTGGGCAGTGTCAACATCCCCGAGGTCCAGCTCCGTTCGCTGACTTCCGACGAGCCCGACACCGCTCGC GTCATCTTCATTCACCGAAACGTTCCTGGTGTGCTCCGAAAGGTCAACGAGATTCTCGGCGACCACAACGTCGACAAGCAGATTTCCGACAGCAGAGGCGACAACGCCTACCTCATGGCCGATATTAGCAGTATCAAGTATGAACAGATTAAGGATATCTACGACAGCCTCGAGGCTCTTAGCG CTCGCATCATGACCCGTATCCTGTACTAA